A genomic segment from Microbulbifer elongatus encodes:
- the queF gene encoding NADPH-dependent 7-cyano-7-deazaguanine reductase QueF (Catalyzes the NADPH-dependent reduction of 7-cyano-7-deazaguanine (preQ0) to 7-aminomethyl-7-deazaguanine (preQ1) in queuosine biosynthesis), producing the protein MNREDWQNLPLGQETTYEAKYNPTLLHPIPRAVSRAQLGLDGESLPFSGADEWWGFELSWLSPKGVPQVAVARFRFAASSPFMIESKSFKLYLNSLNQSEFASADAVCRVLEQDLSAAAGNDVCVTLYDVESVELAVQKPRGVCVDHQEIEARQYQPDAGLLKLAAGGETVEETLYSHLLRSNCPVTGQPDWATVTIEYAGPALDQQALLAYIISFREHQDFHEHCVERIYCDLQALADFQHLTVCARYTRRGGLDINPLRTSSGRIEFPGRFARQ; encoded by the coding sequence ATGAACCGAGAAGACTGGCAAAACCTCCCCCTGGGGCAGGAAACCACCTACGAAGCAAAATACAACCCGACCCTGTTGCACCCCATTCCCCGTGCCGTATCCCGCGCGCAGCTGGGGCTGGATGGTGAATCGCTTCCTTTCAGCGGTGCGGACGAGTGGTGGGGCTTCGAGCTGTCCTGGTTGAGCCCCAAGGGGGTGCCACAGGTCGCCGTAGCCCGCTTCCGCTTCGCCGCGTCCAGCCCGTTCATGATCGAGTCCAAGTCATTCAAGCTGTACCTGAACTCGCTGAATCAGAGCGAATTTGCGTCTGCAGATGCGGTGTGCAGGGTGCTGGAGCAGGACCTGAGTGCCGCCGCAGGCAATGATGTGTGCGTGACCCTGTATGACGTCGAAAGCGTGGAACTGGCGGTGCAGAAACCCCGGGGAGTCTGTGTGGATCATCAGGAGATCGAAGCCCGGCAGTACCAGCCGGATGCGGGGTTGCTAAAACTGGCGGCCGGTGGCGAGACGGTAGAGGAAACGCTTTACAGTCACCTGTTGCGCAGTAACTGCCCGGTCACCGGTCAGCCGGACTGGGCCACGGTGACCATTGAATATGCCGGGCCGGCGTTGGATCAGCAGGCGCTGCTGGCCTACATCATCTCCTTTCGCGAGCACCAGGACTTCCACGAGCATTGTGTAGAGCGTATCTACTGTGACCTGCAGGCGCTGGCCGATTTCCAGCACCTGACCGTCTGCGCCCGTTACACCCGCCGCGGTGGGTTGGATATCAATCCCTTGAGAACATCCTCTGGCAGAATTGAGTTTCCCGGGCGTTTTGCCCGACAGTAG